The following are encoded together in the Serratia odorifera genome:
- a CDS encoding argininosuccinate synthase, with translation MQNQGIKKIVLAYSGGLDTSAIIPWLKENYGGCEVVAFVADIGQERGDLEGVEQKALQSGASECHVVDLREEFIRDYVYPVLQTGALYEGTYLLGTSMARPIIAKAQVELALKVGADALCHGATGKGNDQVRFETTYTALAPQLKVVAPWREWNLRSREALLDYLKERNIPTTASLEKIYSRDENAWHISTEGGVLESPWNAPNKDCWVWTVDPQDAPDQPEQVTITVEKGRVVAVDGEALTPYQCLEKLNVLGAKHGVGRIDIGGKPPGGHQVRGCYETPGGTIMVAALRGIEQLVLDRDSFKWREQLGLEMSYVVYDGRWFAPLRRAIQASAEALAEEVNGEVVLQLYKGQVTAIQKKSTNSLYSEEFATFGEDEVYDHSHAGGFIRLFSLSSRIRALNEKKK, from the coding sequence ATGCAAAACCAAGGCATCAAAAAAATCGTTCTGGCGTACTCCGGTGGCCTGGATACTTCCGCCATCATTCCGTGGCTGAAAGAAAACTACGGCGGCTGTGAAGTGGTCGCTTTCGTTGCGGATATTGGCCAGGAGCGCGGCGATCTGGAAGGCGTTGAGCAAAAAGCGCTGCAATCCGGTGCCTCTGAATGCCATGTGGTCGATCTGCGTGAAGAGTTTATTCGCGATTACGTTTATCCGGTGCTGCAGACCGGCGCGCTGTATGAAGGTACCTATCTGCTGGGAACCTCGATGGCGCGGCCAATCATTGCCAAGGCGCAGGTTGAGCTGGCGCTGAAAGTAGGCGCCGATGCGCTGTGCCATGGTGCGACCGGCAAGGGCAACGATCAGGTGCGTTTCGAAACCACCTACACCGCGCTGGCGCCGCAGTTGAAAGTGGTGGCGCCGTGGCGTGAATGGAATCTGCGTTCCCGTGAGGCGCTGCTGGATTACCTGAAAGAGCGCAATATTCCGACCACCGCATCGCTGGAAAAGATCTACAGCCGTGACGAAAACGCCTGGCATATCTCCACCGAAGGCGGCGTACTGGAAAGCCCGTGGAACGCGCCGAACAAAGATTGCTGGGTATGGACTGTCGATCCGCAGGACGCGCCGGACCAGCCTGAGCAAGTCACCATCACCGTCGAAAAAGGCCGCGTGGTGGCGGTGGACGGCGAAGCCTTGACGCCGTACCAGTGCCTGGAAAAACTGAACGTGCTGGGCGCCAAACATGGCGTTGGTCGTATCGACATCGGTGGAAAACCGCCTGGTGGGCATCAAGTCCGTGGCTGCTACGAAACCCCGGGCGGCACCATCATGGTGGCGGCGCTGCGTGGCATTGAGCAGCTGGTTCTGGACCGTGACAGCTTCAAATGGCGTGAACAGCTGGGCTTGGAAATGTCCTATGTCGTTTACGACGGTCGCTGGTTTGCGCCGCTGCGTCGTGCCATCCAGGCCTCGGCCGAAGCGCTGGCGGAAGAGGTTAACGGTGAAGTAGTGCTGCAACTGTACAAGGGTCAGGTCACGGCGATTCAGAAGAAATCCACCAACAGCCTGTATTCGGAAGAGTTCGCCACCTTCGGCGAAGACGAAGTTTACGATCATAGCCATGCCGGCGGCTTTATCCGTCTGTTCTCACTGTCTTCACGCATCCGTGCGCTGAACGAAAAGAAAAAGTAA
- the argB gene encoding acetylglutamate kinase: MNPLIIKLGGVLLDSEEALERLFTALDSYRAQYQRPLVIVHGGGCVVDELMKQLALPVVKKNGLRVTPADQIDIITGALAGTANKTLLAWAVKHQINAVGLSLADGGSVTVTQLDPALGHVGNAQPGSPLLVQTLLTAGYLPVISSIGITAEGQLMNVNADQAATALAATLGADLILLSDVSGILDGKGQRIAEMTAQKAEQLIAQGIITDGMVVKVNAALDAARTLGRPVDIASWRNAEKLPALFNGESIGTRILA; this comes from the coding sequence ATGAATCCGTTAATTATCAAGTTAGGTGGCGTGCTATTAGACAGCGAAGAAGCGCTGGAGCGTTTGTTTACCGCGCTGGACAGCTATCGCGCCCAGTATCAACGTCCGTTGGTGATCGTTCACGGCGGCGGCTGCGTGGTGGATGAGCTGATGAAGCAGCTTGCCCTGCCGGTGGTGAAGAAAAACGGTCTGCGGGTTACTCCGGCCGATCAAATTGACATTATTACCGGCGCGCTGGCCGGCACCGCCAACAAGACCTTGCTGGCATGGGCGGTGAAGCATCAAATCAATGCGGTCGGCCTGAGCCTGGCGGATGGCGGCAGCGTTACCGTGACTCAGCTCGATCCGGCGCTGGGCCACGTTGGCAACGCGCAGCCGGGTTCGCCGCTGCTGGTACAGACCTTGCTGACGGCCGGTTATCTGCCGGTAATCAGTTCGATCGGCATTACCGCCGAAGGGCAACTGATGAATGTGAACGCCGATCAGGCCGCGACGGCGCTGGCCGCCACGCTGGGCGCCGATCTGATCCTGTTGTCGGACGTCAGCGGTATTCTCGACGGCAAAGGCCAGCGTATTGCAGAAATGACGGCGCAAAAAGCGGAACAGCTGATCGCACAAGGCATTATTACCGATGGTATGGTGGTGAAGGTGAACGCGGCGCTGGATGCAGCCCGTACCCTTGGCCGCCCGGTAGATATCGCCAGCTGGCGCAATGCGGAAAAACTTCCGGCCCTGTTTAACGGCGAGTCTATCGGCACCCGGATCCTCGCTTAA
- the argC gene encoding N-acetyl-gamma-glutamyl-phosphate reductase — protein MLNTLIVGASGYAGAELTAYLNRHPHMNITALAVSAQSADAGKLLSDLHPQLKGIVDLPLQPLVDVAQAAKGIDVVFLATAHEVSHDIAPAFLAAGCVVFDLSGAFRVQSAEFYQQYYGFEHQHADLLEQAVYGLAEWQSEHIKQAQLIAVPGCYPTAAQLALKPLLEQQLLNLDQWPVINATSGVSGAGRKASVNTSFCEVSLQPYGLFNHRHQPEIVAHLGTPVIFTPHLGNFPRGILATITCRLKAGVSAQQVAAAYQAAYHDKPLVRLYANGVPALKAVVGLPFCDIGFAVQGEHLIAVAAEDNLLKGAAAQAVQCLNIRFGFPETQSLL, from the coding sequence ATGTTGAATACGCTGATTGTTGGTGCCAGCGGCTATGCCGGAGCAGAGCTCACGGCTTACCTGAATCGCCACCCACATATGAACATAACCGCTTTAGCGGTTTCAGCGCAAAGTGCAGATGCAGGAAAATTGCTTTCCGATCTGCATCCCCAGTTGAAAGGTATCGTCGATCTGCCGCTGCAGCCGCTGGTTGACGTTGCACAAGCGGCCAAAGGCATCGACGTGGTGTTCCTGGCCACCGCCCATGAAGTCAGCCATGACATTGCACCGGCGTTCCTGGCTGCCGGCTGCGTGGTGTTCGATCTGTCCGGCGCCTTCCGCGTACAGAGCGCCGAGTTTTATCAGCAATATTACGGTTTCGAACATCAACATGCCGATTTGCTGGAACAGGCGGTATATGGACTGGCGGAATGGCAGAGTGAACATATCAAACAGGCGCAGTTGATCGCGGTGCCGGGCTGCTACCCGACCGCCGCCCAATTGGCGTTGAAACCGTTGCTCGAACAGCAGTTGCTGAATCTCGATCAGTGGCCGGTGATCAACGCCACCAGCGGCGTCAGCGGTGCCGGGCGCAAGGCCAGTGTGAATACCAGTTTTTGTGAAGTCAGCCTGCAGCCGTATGGCCTCTTCAACCACCGTCATCAGCCGGAAATCGTCGCGCACCTGGGGACGCCGGTCATCTTTACGCCACATTTGGGGAATTTCCCACGTGGTATTTTGGCCACCATCACCTGTCGCCTGAAGGCCGGCGTAAGCGCCCAGCAGGTAGCGGCCGCTTACCAGGCCGCCTATCACGACAAACCGCTGGTGCGGCTGTATGCCAACGGCGTGCCGGCGCTGAAGGCGGTGGTTGGCCTGCCGTTCTGCGATATCGGTTTCGCGGTGCAGGGCGAGCATCTGATCGCCGTGGCGGCAGAAGACAATCTGTTGAAAGGCGCGGCCGCACAGGCGGTGCAGTGCCTGAATATTCGTTTTGGGTTCCCGGAAACCCAGTCACTCCTTTAA
- the argE gene encoding acetylornithine deacetylase, whose protein sequence is MKLPPFIELYRALIATPSISATDGALDQSNEALINLLAGWFSDLGFRVDVQPVPDTRNKFNLLASIGEGSGGLLLAGHTDTVPYDQGRWTRDPFTLTEHDNKLYGLGTADMKGFFAFILDAVRDIDASKLTRPLYVLATADEETTMAGARYFAASSQIRPDFAIIGEPTSLQPVRAHKGHISNAIRITGQSGHSSDPARGVNAIDLMHESIGHLMELRNTLQQRYNNPAFAVPYPTMNFGHIHGGDAANRICACCELHMDIRPLPGMTLDNINELLHSALAPVSERWPGRLTIDELHPPIPGYECPTDHHMVAVIEKLLGSRTEVVNYCTEAPFVQEVCPTLVLGPGSINQAHQPDEYIDTAFIEPTRKLLGQLVDHFCHQ, encoded by the coding sequence ATGAAATTACCTCCATTTATTGAGCTGTACCGGGCGTTGATCGCCACTCCTTCGATCAGTGCCACCGATGGCGCTCTCGATCAGAGTAATGAAGCATTAATCAACTTGTTGGCCGGATGGTTTAGTGATTTGGGCTTCCGTGTCGACGTGCAGCCGGTACCGGACACCCGCAACAAGTTCAACCTGCTGGCCAGTATCGGCGAAGGCAGCGGCGGCCTGCTGCTGGCCGGCCACACCGATACCGTGCCCTACGATCAAGGGCGCTGGACGCGCGATCCGTTCACCCTGACCGAACACGACAACAAGCTGTACGGCCTCGGCACCGCCGACATGAAGGGATTCTTCGCCTTTATTCTCGATGCAGTACGTGACATTGACGCCAGCAAACTGACCAGACCGCTGTATGTGCTGGCCACCGCCGACGAAGAAACCACCATGGCCGGTGCGCGCTATTTTGCCGCCTCCAGTCAGATCCGGCCGGATTTCGCCATTATCGGCGAACCGACCTCGCTGCAACCGGTGCGGGCGCACAAGGGGCATATTTCCAATGCGATTCGTATCACCGGACAATCCGGCCACTCCAGCGATCCGGCGCGCGGCGTCAATGCCATCGATCTGATGCATGAATCCATTGGCCATTTAATGGAACTGCGTAACACCTTGCAGCAACGCTATAACAATCCAGCCTTTGCCGTGCCGTATCCGACGATGAACTTTGGACATATCCATGGCGGCGATGCGGCTAACCGTATCTGCGCCTGCTGTGAATTGCATATGGATATTCGCCCGCTGCCGGGCATGACGCTGGATAACATCAACGAACTGCTGCACAGCGCGCTGGCGCCGGTCAGCGAACGCTGGCCAGGACGCTTGACCATTGACGAACTGCACCCGCCGATCCCCGGCTATGAGTGCCCAACCGATCATCATATGGTCGCGGTGATCGAAAAGCTGCTGGGCTCGCGCACCGAAGTGGTCAACTATTGCACCGAGGCGCCTTTCGTACAGGAAGTCTGCCCGACGCTGGTGCTGGGACCGGGTTCAATCAATCAGGCCCACCAGCCTGATGAATACATTGATACCGCCTTTATCGAGCCGACGCGCAAGCTGTTGGGCCAATTGGTCGATCATTTCTGCCATCAATAA
- the ppc gene encoding phosphoenolpyruvate carboxylase, with translation MNEQYSAMRSNVSMLGKLLGETIKEALGEHILDRVETIRKLSKSSRAGSEAHRQELLNTLQNLSNDELLPVARAFSQFLNLTNVAEQYHSISPNGEAASNPEVLTQLFSRLKDKKLSNKALQDAVDQLSIELVLTAHPTEITRRTLIHKLVEVNSCLSQLDHNDLADYERNKIMRRLRQLVAQSWHTDEIRHNRPTPIDEAKWGFAVVENSLWEGVPAFLRELNEQLENTIDYRLPVEAVPVRFTSWMGGDRDGNPNVTAEITRHVLLLSRWKACDLFTRDIQVLVSELSMTECTPELRELAGGDAVQEPYREIMKRLRSQLMSSQAYLEGRLKGERMLRPHDLLVNNEQLWEPLYACYQSLVACGMSIIANGQLLDTLRRVRCFGVPLVRIDVRQESTRHTEAIAELTRYLGLGDYESWSEADKQAFLIRELNSKRPLVPLKWQPSADTQEVLETCRVIAEAPEGSIAAYVISMARTPSDVLAVHLLLKEAGCPFALPVAPLFETLDDLNNADDVMTQLLNIDWYRGFIQGKQMVMIGYSDSAKDAGVMAASWAQYRAQDALIKTCEKAGVALTLFHGRGGSIGRGGAPAHAALLSQPPGSLKGGLRVTEQGEMIRFKYGLPEVTISSLALYTGAILEANLLPPPEPKKEWRTLMDELSDTSCKMYRGYVRENPDFVPYFRAATPELELGKLPLGSRPAKRRPNGGVESLRAIPWIFAWTQNRLMLPAWLGAGAGLQEAVKAGKQDQLEAMCRDWPFFSTRIAMLEMVFAKADLWLAEYYDQRLVDKSLWPLGKQLRDQLDSDIKVVLTIANDDHLMADLPWIAESIALRNVYTDPLNVLQAELLHRSRQQEENGQQDARVEQALMVTIAGVAAGMRNTG, from the coding sequence ATGAACGAACAATATTCGGCAATGCGAAGTAATGTCAGTATGCTCGGCAAATTGCTCGGCGAAACCATTAAAGAAGCGCTGGGTGAGCATATTCTCGATCGCGTTGAAACCATCCGTAAGCTTTCCAAATCGTCACGCGCCGGCAGCGAGGCGCACCGTCAGGAATTGCTGAACACGCTGCAAAACCTGTCCAACGACGAACTGTTGCCGGTGGCGCGCGCCTTCAGCCAGTTCCTCAATCTGACCAACGTCGCCGAGCAGTACCACAGTATTTCGCCCAACGGCGAAGCGGCCAGCAACCCGGAAGTGCTGACGCAGCTGTTCAGCCGGCTGAAAGACAAAAAGCTCAGCAATAAAGCGCTGCAGGATGCGGTAGATCAGCTGTCGATCGAACTGGTGCTGACCGCGCACCCGACGGAAATCACCCGCCGCACGCTGATCCACAAACTGGTGGAAGTGAATAGCTGCCTCAGCCAGCTTGACCACAACGACCTGGCCGATTACGAACGCAACAAGATCATGCGCCGTTTGCGTCAGTTAGTTGCCCAATCGTGGCATACCGACGAAATTCGCCACAATCGACCGACGCCGATCGACGAAGCCAAATGGGGCTTTGCGGTAGTGGAAAACAGCCTGTGGGAGGGCGTCCCGGCCTTCCTGCGCGAACTGAACGAGCAGTTGGAAAACACCATCGACTACCGCCTGCCGGTGGAAGCGGTGCCGGTGCGCTTCACCTCCTGGATGGGCGGTGACCGCGACGGTAACCCGAACGTCACCGCCGAAATCACCCGCCACGTGCTGCTGCTGAGCCGTTGGAAAGCCTGCGATCTATTCACCCGCGATATTCAGGTGCTGGTTTCCGAACTGTCGATGACCGAATGTACACCGGAACTGCGCGAGCTGGCCGGCGGTGACGCGGTACAAGAACCGTATCGTGAAATCATGAAACGCCTGCGCAGCCAGTTGATGAGCTCACAGGCGTACCTGGAAGGCCGCCTTAAGGGCGAACGCATGCTACGCCCGCACGACCTGCTGGTGAACAACGAGCAGCTGTGGGAGCCGCTGTACGCCTGTTATCAATCGCTGGTGGCGTGCGGCATGAGCATCATTGCCAATGGCCAACTGCTGGATACCCTGCGCCGCGTGCGCTGCTTCGGCGTGCCACTGGTGCGTATCGACGTGCGTCAGGAAAGCACCCGCCATACCGAAGCGATCGCCGAACTGACGCGCTATCTGGGGCTGGGCGACTATGAAAGCTGGTCAGAAGCGGATAAACAGGCATTCCTGATCCGCGAGTTGAATTCCAAGCGTCCACTGGTGCCATTGAAGTGGCAACCAAGCGCGGACACTCAGGAAGTGCTGGAAACCTGCCGGGTGATTGCCGAAGCGCCAGAGGGCTCGATTGCCGCCTACGTGATTTCGATGGCGCGCACGCCATCCGACGTGCTGGCGGTGCATCTGCTGCTGAAGGAAGCCGGCTGCCCGTTCGCGCTGCCGGTCGCCCCGCTGTTCGAAACCCTCGACGATCTGAATAATGCCGACGACGTGATGACCCAGTTGCTGAATATCGACTGGTATCGCGGCTTCATTCAGGGCAAGCAAATGGTGATGATCGGCTATTCCGACTCGGCCAAGGACGCCGGCGTCATGGCGGCATCATGGGCGCAGTATCGCGCGCAGGATGCGCTGATCAAAACCTGCGAAAAAGCCGGGGTCGCACTGACGCTGTTCCACGGGCGCGGCGGTTCTATCGGCCGTGGCGGTGCACCGGCGCATGCCGCGTTGCTGTCCCAACCGCCGGGCAGCCTGAAGGGTGGCCTGCGCGTTACCGAGCAGGGCGAAATGATCCGCTTCAAATACGGCCTGCCGGAAGTCACCATCAGCAGCCTGGCGCTGTATACCGGCGCCATTCTCGAAGCCAACCTGCTGCCACCGCCGGAACCGAAGAAAGAGTGGCGTACGCTGATGGACGAGCTGTCCGACACCTCGTGCAAAATGTATCGTGGCTACGTGCGTGAAAATCCGGACTTCGTCCCCTACTTCCGCGCCGCCACACCGGAGCTGGAGCTGGGCAAACTGCCGCTGGGCTCACGCCCGGCCAAGCGCCGCCCGAACGGCGGCGTAGAAAGCCTGCGCGCCATCCCCTGGATCTTCGCCTGGACGCAGAACCGCCTGATGCTGCCCGCCTGGCTGGGCGCCGGCGCCGGTCTGCAAGAAGCGGTGAAAGCCGGCAAGCAGGATCAGCTGGAGGCGATGTGTCGCGACTGGCCGTTCTTCTCGACGCGTATCGCCATGCTGGAAATGGTGTTCGCCAAAGCCGATTTGTGGCTGGCGGAATATTACGATCAGCGCCTGGTAGACAAGTCTCTGTGGCCGTTGGGCAAACAGCTGCGCGATCAGCTGGACAGCGACATCAAAGTGGTGCTGACCATCGCCAACGACGATCACCTGATGGCCGATTTGCCGTGGATTGCTGAATCCATCGCGCTGCGCAACGTCTATACCGATCCGCTGAACGTTCTGCAGGCGGAGCTGCTGCACCGCTCACGTCAGCAAGAGGAAAACGGCCAGCAAGACGCACGCGTCGAGCAGGCATTAATGGTCACCATCGCCGGCGTCGCCGCCGGGATGCGCAATACCGGCTAA
- the metF gene encoding methylenetetrahydrofolate reductase has product MSFFHANQREALNQSLAELNGQINVSFEFFPPRTSEMEDTLWQSIDRLSSLKPKFVSVTYGANSGERDRTHSIIKGIKDRTGLDAAPHLTCIDASPAQLRAIASDYWNSGIRHIVALRGDLPPGSGKPEMYATDLVTLLKDVGDFDISVAAYPEVHPEAKSAQADLINLKRKIDAGANRAITQFFFDVESYLRFRDRCVAASIDVEIVPGILPVSNFKQLQRFATMTNVRVPSWMTSMFEGLDDDPETRKMVGANIAMDMVKILSREGVKDFHFYTLNRAEMSYAICHTLGVRPIAAA; this is encoded by the coding sequence ATGAGTTTTTTCCACGCAAACCAGCGAGAAGCGCTGAACCAAAGCCTGGCGGAATTAAACGGCCAGATTAACGTATCGTTCGAGTTTTTCCCGCCGCGTACCAGCGAAATGGAAGACACCCTCTGGCAGTCGATCGATCGTTTGAGCAGCCTCAAACCCAAATTTGTCTCCGTCACCTATGGCGCAAACTCCGGTGAGCGCGATCGCACCCACAGCATCATCAAGGGGATTAAGGATCGTACCGGGCTGGATGCGGCGCCGCACCTGACCTGTATCGATGCCTCACCGGCGCAGTTGCGCGCTATCGCCAGCGATTACTGGAACAGCGGTATTCGCCACATTGTGGCACTGCGTGGCGATCTGCCGCCGGGCAGTGGCAAACCGGAAATGTATGCCACCGATCTGGTGACGCTGCTGAAAGACGTCGGGGATTTTGACATTTCGGTAGCGGCCTACCCGGAAGTGCACCCGGAAGCCAAAAGCGCCCAGGCGGATCTGATTAACCTGAAGCGTAAGATTGACGCCGGTGCCAACCGTGCCATCACGCAGTTTTTCTTCGACGTGGAAAGTTACCTGCGTTTTCGCGATCGTTGCGTGGCCGCCAGCATCGACGTGGAGATCGTACCGGGCATTTTGCCGGTATCCAACTTCAAGCAGTTGCAACGTTTCGCTACCATGACCAACGTACGGGTGCCGAGCTGGATGACCAGTATGTTCGAAGGACTGGATGATGACCCGGAAACACGCAAAATGGTCGGTGCCAACATCGCGATGGATATGGTGAAGATCCTCAGCCGCGAAGGCGTAAAGGATTTCCACTTCTATACGTTGAACCGCGCCGAGATGAGCTATGCGATTTGCCATACGCTGGGCGTGCGGCCAATAGCGGCGGCCTGA
- a CDS encoding bifunctional aspartate kinase/homoserine dehydrogenase II codes for MNAIAVAGPVSGRQLHKFGGSSLADVKCYLRVAGIMAEYSQPGDLMVVSAAGSTTNQLINWLKLSQSDRLSAHQVQQALRRYHSELISGLLPPETAEPLIAAFIHDLERLAVLLDGNVDDVTYAEVVGHGEIWSARLMAEVLKKLDMQAAWLDARDFLRAERAAQPQVDEGRSYPLLQQLMAQHPGRRLVVTGFISRNDAGETVLLGRNGSDYSATQIGALAGVERVTIWSDVAGVYSADPRKVKDACLLPLLRLDEASELARLAAPVLHTRTLQPVSGSDIDLQLRCSYQPEQGSTRIERVLASGTGAKIVTSHDDVCLIELTVAPQHDFKLAQKELDLVLKRAQIKPLSIGIHTDRSLIQLCYTAEVAGSVLRVLQQAALPGTLQLREGLALVALVGAGVCKNPLHSHRFYQQLKDQPVEFIWQAEDGISLVAVLRQGPTGLLIQGLHQSLFRAEKRIGLVLFGKGNIGSRWLELFAREQKNLSARTGFEFILAGVVDSRRSLLNYDGLDASRALAFFDDEAQELDEESLFLWMRAHPFDDLVVLDVTASENLADQYLDFASYGFHVISANKLAGASCSDTHRQIRDAFAKTGRHWLYNATVGAGLPVNYTVRDLRDSGDSILALSGIFSGTLSWLFLQFDGTVPFTELVDQAWQQGLTEPDPRVDLSGQDVMRKLVILAREAGYDIEPNQVRVESLVPAGTEQGSVDQFFENGDALNQQMLQRFEAASEMGLVLRHVARFDANGKARVGVEAVRPEHPLASLLPCDNVFAIESRWYRDNPLVIRGPGAGRDVTAGALQSDLNRLAQLL; via the coding sequence ATGAATGCAATTGCGGTAGCAGGGCCGGTCAGCGGGCGTCAACTGCACAAATTTGGCGGCAGCAGCCTGGCGGATGTGAAGTGTTATCTGCGGGTGGCCGGAATTATGGCCGAATACAGCCAGCCGGGCGATCTGATGGTGGTATCGGCGGCCGGCAGCACCACTAACCAACTGATTAACTGGCTCAAGCTGAGCCAGAGCGATCGCCTTTCCGCGCATCAGGTTCAACAGGCGCTGCGCCGCTACCATAGCGAGCTGATTAGCGGCCTGTTACCGCCGGAAACCGCCGAGCCGTTGATTGCGGCATTTATTCACGATCTGGAGCGTCTGGCGGTGCTGCTGGACGGCAACGTCGATGACGTGACCTACGCCGAAGTGGTGGGGCACGGTGAAATCTGGTCGGCGCGCCTGATGGCGGAAGTGCTGAAGAAACTGGATATGCAAGCGGCCTGGCTGGATGCGCGCGATTTTCTGCGCGCCGAACGTGCGGCGCAGCCGCAGGTGGATGAAGGACGCTCCTACCCGCTATTGCAGCAGTTGATGGCACAGCATCCGGGCCGACGCCTGGTGGTGACCGGGTTTATTTCGCGCAACGACGCCGGTGAAACCGTGCTGTTGGGGCGCAACGGCAGTGACTATTCCGCCACGCAGATCGGCGCCTTGGCCGGCGTTGAGCGGGTCACTATCTGGAGCGACGTCGCCGGGGTGTACAGCGCCGATCCGCGTAAAGTGAAAGACGCCTGTCTGCTGCCGCTGTTGCGGTTGGACGAGGCCAGCGAACTGGCGCGCCTGGCGGCACCGGTATTGCACACCCGTACTTTGCAACCGGTATCCGGCAGTGATATCGATCTGCAACTGCGCTGCAGTTATCAACCGGAGCAGGGCTCTACGCGCATTGAGCGGGTGCTGGCCTCGGGCACTGGCGCGAAAATCGTCACCAGCCATGATGACGTCTGCCTGATCGAGCTGACGGTTGCACCCCAGCATGATTTCAAGCTGGCGCAAAAAGAACTGGATCTGGTGCTGAAACGCGCGCAGATCAAACCGCTGTCGATTGGCATCCACACCGATCGCAGCCTGATTCAGCTGTGCTATACCGCAGAAGTGGCCGGTAGCGTACTGCGCGTTTTGCAGCAAGCGGCGTTGCCGGGGACCTTGCAACTGCGGGAAGGGCTGGCGCTGGTGGCGCTGGTTGGTGCCGGCGTGTGTAAGAACCCGCTGCACAGCCATCGGTTCTATCAGCAGTTGAAAGATCAGCCGGTGGAGTTTATCTGGCAGGCGGAAGACGGCATCAGCCTGGTGGCGGTACTGCGTCAGGGGCCGACCGGCTTGCTGATCCAGGGGCTGCACCAGAGCCTGTTCCGGGCCGAAAAGCGTATCGGCCTGGTGCTGTTCGGCAAAGGCAATATTGGTTCGCGCTGGCTGGAACTGTTCGCACGTGAACAAAAAAACCTGTCTGCCCGTACCGGTTTTGAATTCATTCTGGCCGGAGTGGTGGACAGTCGTCGCAGTCTGCTCAATTACGACGGACTGGATGCCAGCCGCGCGTTGGCGTTTTTCGATGACGAAGCGCAGGAACTGGACGAAGAGTCGCTGTTTCTGTGGATGCGTGCTCATCCGTTCGACGATCTGGTGGTGCTTGACGTTACTGCCAGTGAAAACCTGGCGGATCAGTACCTGGATTTCGCCAGTTACGGTTTCCATGTTATTAGCGCCAACAAACTGGCCGGCGCGTCCTGCAGCGATACCCATCGCCAGATTCGCGACGCGTTCGCAAAAACCGGCCGCCATTGGCTGTATAACGCTACCGTGGGTGCCGGTTTGCCGGTGAACTACACGGTGCGCGATCTGCGTGATAGCGGCGACAGTATCTTGGCGCTCAGTGGTATTTTCTCCGGTACGCTGTCGTGGCTGTTCCTGCAATTCGACGGCACGGTGCCGTTTACCGAACTGGTTGATCAGGCGTGGCAGCAGGGGCTGACCGAACCCGATCCGCGCGTTGACCTTTCCGGACAGGACGTGATGCGCAAACTGGTGATTTTGGCGCGAGAGGCCGGTTATGACATCGAACCGAATCAGGTGCGGGTGGAATCGCTGGTGCCGGCAGGTACTGAACAGGGCTCGGTCGATCAGTTCTTTGAGAATGGCGATGCGCTGAATCAGCAGATGCTGCAACGCTTTGAGGCCGCCAGTGAAATGGGGCTGGTGTTGCGCCACGTGGCACGCTTCGATGCCAACGGCAAGGCGCGCGTCGGGGTGGAGGCGGTGCGACCAGAGCATCCGCTGGCGTCGCTGCTGCCGTGCGACAACGTGTTTGCCATTGAAAGCCGCTGGTATCGCGATAACCCGTTGGTGATCCGCGGGCCGGGCGCCGGGCGCGATGTCACCGCCGGAGCGCTGCAGTCGGATCTCAATCGTTTGGCACAGCTGCTGTAA
- the metJ gene encoding met regulon transcriptional regulator MetJ, translated as MAEWNGEYVSPYAEHGKKSEQVKKITVSIPLKVLKILTDERTRRQVNNLRHATNSELLCEAFLHAFTGQPLPNDEDLRKERNDEIPEAAKVLMRELGVDPDTWEY; from the coding sequence ATGGCTGAGTGGAACGGCGAGTATGTCAGCCCTTACGCTGAACACGGTAAAAAAAGCGAGCAAGTAAAAAAAATCACGGTATCCATTCCGCTGAAGGTTCTTAAGATCCTCACCGATGAACGGACCCGTCGCCAGGTGAATAACCTGCGCCACGCCACTAACAGTGAATTACTGTGCGAAGCGTTCCTGCATGCCTTTACCGGCCAGCCGCTGCCGAACGATGAAGACCTGCGCAAAGAGCGCAACGATGAAATCCCGGAAGCCGCGAAAGTGCTGATGCGCGAACTGGGTGTGGATCCCGATACCTGGGAATATTGA
- the rpmE gene encoding 50S ribosomal protein L31, with the protein MKQGIHPKYDVVTANCSCGNVITIRSTVGHDLNLDVCGQCHPFYTGKQRDVATGGRVDRFNKRFSVPGAKK; encoded by the coding sequence ATGAAACAAGGTATCCACCCAAAATACGACGTTGTTACTGCAAACTGCTCTTGCGGTAACGTGATCACCATCCGCTCTACAGTGGGTCACGATCTGAACCTGGACGTGTGTGGTCAATGCCACCCGTTCTACACTGGCAAGCAGCGTGACGTTGCTACCGGTGGCCGCGTTGACCGCTTCAACAAGCGTTTCAGCGTACCAGGCGCTAAGAAATAA